In Candidatus Avedoeria danica, the following are encoded in one genomic region:
- a CDS encoding ABC transporter permease subunit (The N-terminal region of this protein, as described by TIGR01726, is a three transmembrane segment that identifies a subfamily of ABC transporter permease subunits, which specificities that include histidine, arginine, glutamine, glutamate, L-cystine (sic), the opines (in Agrobacterium) octopine and nopaline, etc.) encodes MTHPLRHERIRAAVAQLAVAALVLALVGWLAAGVLADMRARNLVPGLGFLRNVAGFGISEGPAFAPTDSYGRALVVGLANTLRVAVLGIVLATVWGFAVALARLSGNVLLGGMARGYIEALRNTPLVLQLVLWLSLLRALPPLSEAIALGPVGNAAGAAGGAATQTAWLLLSRKGAAIAWWQLTDGAPFLALDLPTTGRFGYDGGLVLSPEFAALLFGLVVYTGAFIAEVVRSGIEAVSHGQLEAARAVGLREGQALRLIVLPQAMRVIVPPLTNQYLNLAKNSSLAIFIGYPDLFNVSQTVGNQTGQFVAVLGIVMAVYLTISLGTSLAMNAYSRRARWVGR; translated from the coding sequence ATGACCCACCCCCTCCGCCACGAACGCATCCGCGCCGCCGTCGCCCAGCTCGCTGTCGCCGCGCTCGTCCTGGCGCTCGTCGGGTGGCTGGCCGCCGGCGTGCTGGCGGACATGCGCGCCCGCAACCTCGTGCCGGGGCTCGGCTTCCTGCGGAACGTGGCAGGATTCGGGATCAGCGAGGGGCCGGCGTTCGCGCCCACCGACAGTTACGGCCGGGCGCTCGTCGTCGGCCTGGCGAACACGCTGCGCGTCGCGGTGCTGGGCATCGTGCTCGCCACGGTGTGGGGGTTTGCGGTCGCGCTGGCGCGGTTGTCGGGCAACGTGCTGCTCGGCGGGATGGCGCGGGGCTACATCGAGGCGCTGCGGAACACGCCGCTCGTGCTCCAGCTGGTGCTCTGGCTCAGCCTGCTCCGCGCGCTGCCGCCGCTCAGCGAGGCGATCGCGCTCGGGCCGGTCGGCAACGCGGCGGGGGCGGCGGGCGGTGCGGCGACGCAGACGGCCTGGCTGCTCCTCAGCCGCAAGGGCGCTGCCATCGCGTGGTGGCAGCTCACGGACGGCGCGCCGTTCCTCGCCCTCGACCTGCCGACGACCGGCCGGTTCGGCTACGACGGCGGCCTCGTCCTCTCGCCCGAGTTCGCGGCGCTCCTGTTCGGCCTCGTCGTCTACACCGGCGCGTTCATCGCCGAGGTCGTCCGCAGCGGCATCGAGGCGGTCTCGCACGGCCAGCTCGAGGCCGCGCGCGCGGTGGGGTTGCGCGAGGGCCAGGCGCTGCGGCTCATCGTCCTGCCGCAGGCGATGCGGGTCATCGTCCCGCCGCTGACGAATCAGTACCTGAACCTCGCCAAGAACTCGTCGCTGGCGATCTTCATCGGCTACCCCGACCTGTTCAACGTCAGCCAGACCGTCGGCAACCAGACTGGGCAGTTCGTCGCCGTTCTCGGCATCGTCATGGCCGTCTACCTGACGATCAGCCTCGGCACGTCGCTGGCGATGAACGCCTACAGCCGCCGCGCGCGCTGGGTCGGGCGATGA
- a CDS encoding amino acid ABC transporter permease, which translates to MMTSRAYAIVRRHGPWWLAAQAALTILAALLVWWTVPPLLRWLLWTADWGVVGANLRLFVLFRYPVDAAWRPAAALAMTAAALWLAARRGRSGERALLWLLGAVLASLIVLRGVGSSAVPMNLWGGLLLTLILAATAIGLSLPLGILLALGRRSSLPLVRWTSVAAIECIRGLPLITILFMASLVVPLALPDAWRPDTVLRAMFGLTLFSAAYVAEDVRGGLNAVGAGQYDAARALGLGHVAMHRLVILPQALRAVVPAIVGQFIALLKDTSLVLILGLTELFGVARSVVNQPEHLGRFREALLFAAVVYFVLCGGLSRVSKALEASNVARR; encoded by the coding sequence ATGATGACGTCGCGTGCGTACGCGATCGTCCGCCGGCACGGCCCGTGGTGGCTGGCGGCGCAGGCCGCGCTGACGATCCTGGCGGCGCTCCTCGTGTGGTGGACCGTGCCGCCGCTGCTGCGCTGGCTCTTGTGGACGGCCGATTGGGGCGTCGTCGGCGCGAACCTGCGGCTCTTCGTCCTCTTCCGCTATCCCGTCGACGCCGCCTGGCGGCCGGCCGCGGCGCTGGCGATGACCGCTGCCGCGCTCTGGCTCGCGGCCCGTCGCGGCCGTTCGGGCGAGCGCGCGCTCCTGTGGCTCCTCGGTGCCGTGCTCGCCTCGCTCATCGTGCTCCGAGGCGTCGGCTCGTCGGCCGTGCCGATGAACCTCTGGGGCGGGCTGCTCCTCACGCTCATCCTGGCCGCAACCGCCATCGGCCTGTCGTTGCCGCTCGGCATCCTGCTCGCGCTCGGCCGGCGCAGCTCTCTGCCGCTCGTGCGCTGGACGTCCGTCGCCGCCATCGAGTGCATCCGCGGCCTGCCGTTGATCACGATCCTGTTCATGGCCTCGCTCGTCGTGCCGCTCGCCCTGCCCGACGCCTGGCGCCCGGACACGGTGCTGCGGGCGATGTTCGGCCTGACGCTGTTCAGCGCGGCCTACGTGGCCGAGGACGTCCGCGGCGGTCTGAACGCCGTCGGCGCCGGGCAGTACGACGCCGCGCGCGCGCTCGGGCTGGGCCACGTGGCGATGCACCGGCTCGTCATCCTGCCGCAGGCCCTGCGCGCCGTCGTGCCCGCGATCGTCGGTCAGTTCATCGCGCTACTCAAGGACACGTCGCTCGTGCTGATCCTCGGGCTGACGGAGCTGTTCGGGGTGGCGCGGAGCGTCGTGAATCAGCCGGAGCACTTGGGGCGGTTTCGGGAGGCGTTGTTGTTTGCGGCGGTGGTGTACTTTGTGTTGTGCGGGGGCTTGTCGCGGGTCAGCAAGGCGCTCGAGGCCTCCAATGTGGCCCGCCGCTGA